Below is a window of Escherichia coli DSM 30083 = JCM 1649 = ATCC 11775 DNA.
CAGGTAGGGGCTTATACCGAGAATATTGAAGCCGCTTTCAATAATTTGCAGAAGAAACAGCGCCAGCACCATACCAATTATCCGCCCGCTGCCGCCGTCCGGATTAACCCCGCCGAGTACTGCCGCGAGGATTGACACCAGCAAGTAAGATTCGCCATAAGAGGCCTTAGCCGAGTTGAGTTTCGACATCATCAAAAATGCCGCTACCGCACAAAGCAAGGCGGAAATGACATACACCCATATCAGCACCCGACGAGTGTTAATACCGGAGTAAAGTGTTGCTCGTTCGTTAGAACCAATCAGATAAATGGATTTACCGAGCGGCGTTTTCTCCAGCAATATCCACAGCCCCAGCGCCACTGCGGTAAACAACCACATCGGTAGCGGAATACCGAACCACTGTGCATGATTCAACCACAGCACCCATGAGGGATAATTGGCAATGGCGCTACCGCCTGTCACCAGAATATTAACCCCTTTGAGCAACGTCATCATCCCAAGTGTTGCAAGAATTGGC
It encodes the following:
- a CDS encoding ABC transporter permease, yielding MKKSWRNNVEFYLIGLLVLTVAAFSITMPEIFWSISNFQSVASQMPVLGILALAMAVTMLCGGINLSIIATANACSLVMAWVATQYPPGIATVVATLLAGAGAAVIIGLCNGVLIAGIRVSPILATLGMMTLLKGVNILVTGGSAIANYPSWVLWLNHAQWFGIPLPMWLFTAVALGLWILLEKTPLGKSIYLIGSNERATLYSGINTRRVLIWVYVISALLCAVAAFLMMSKLNSAKASYGESYLLVSILAAVLGGVNPDGGSGRIIGMVLALFLLQIIESGFNILGISPYLTMALWGTLLLCFIQARGMLGLDRVV